The Rhizosphaericola mali genome contains the following window.
CTTGGAAGGTCAAAGGTGGTTTTCGCATTACCATGGACGAGCTGCGGGCGCAATTGGGTTTGGAAGAAAATGAATATGCCAATTACAGCGACTTTAAACGGTATGTACTGAAACCCATCCAAAAGGATTTAGAAAAAAAGGCGGATTGCTGGTTCAACTGTGCAAGGAAAGATTTTGAAGTAAAAGAAGGACGCAAGGTCGTTGCTTTGAATTTTAAAATCATCGTACCCGAATTGGAGGAGGATAACCAAGAAAAGATTAGCAGGATTAATTATCTCTTGAAAACGCATGCTGGATTTAAAGATACAGATCTTAAGCTAATTCCTTCGCTGTATGATAAAACGATCAACAAAGAGGAGTTCTTGGCAAGGGTAGTAGAACTAATTAGCTATTGTAATGATGGCGAAAATAATGTAGGAAATACTGTTGCCTATATCTGTAAGTCGCTTGAAAATGAATTTTCATAGAAAAAGTGTGGTTTTTTCTCGTAATAGTATTTTAATGTGTGGTTTTTTCTCGTAGTAACATGTGGTTTTTTCTCGCAATAGGTGTGGTTTTTTCTCGTAATAACCGTGGTTTTTTCTCGCAATAACTCTCTCAGAGAGCTTGTCTATATTGGCTTTTGAGCTTCCTACAATCTATACAATTAAGAACAATAAAGAAATCAATAAGGATAATTTATAGAAATAAATACGAATTTTTACATATTTAGATGCCATTATGACAGAAAATTAAAGGGAAATTGGGAAAAAATCTCGATTATTACAAGATTTTGGCCCGCGCGGCGCAAAAAGTGTGGTTTTTTCTCGTAATAGCATTTTTTAATTTTTCCAAAAGTGTGGTTTTTTCTCGTAATAATATATATAATATGTTGATTATTATTTATTTATGATATTTATTTATATCAAATTTTTATAAAGTCACTTTTACTATTATAGATTCTGTATTTTTACAGCGATGAAAATATTTAGCTTTTTCGCTTAATAATCTCGTACTGGAAAACTGGTAATTTTTTAACACACGAGAAGAATAAGTGGAAGGCTCACGCCACGGGCGTGGGCTTCCTCATTCTGTGTGTTGGGTATACCAGTACCTCTAGTACGGATTTGGAACTCACGCTTTCTTTATGTCTTGTAGTTCCTGGATTTAAGCACTTAGCGTATCAAAAAGTAATTAAATCCCTACTATATGTACCACAAAAACATCTGTTACTCCAGTTACAAACTCATTTTCCTTTCTGCCTCTTTGTTTTTTACTGTTGGGTCTTATTGCCAATCACTTAGCGACAAAGAAACTTTACAAGTAAATGATTCCATTGCGTTACATGTGGGCTCCGATATTCTCATCAACAAACCCCAATCATTTGATTTTGTCAACGTGGAAGAAGTTAAAAAAGGTGGTTTTAGCTTGAGTAAGATCGCTAATGTGGCTAGCTCTGCAGGCGGTGCTATTGTTGGTTTAGGCGGACAAACGGCATCTATTGGCACCATGACTACAGGTATTAAGGTCATGCAAACGGCAGGTACTGCTGCAAGTGTAGGATATACCGTAGATGCTATCAATGCCATGAATATATCCGATCAAGCTAAATCTATTGTTGGCAAGAAAATGCGCATCCTTAAATTCAAAAAAGAAGGCAACGAAAAACGTGGCGAGCATTACTACGCCATCGCTGCAGGAGAAGGTAAACATGATTATAAAATAGAGGTGGAACCAGCTATCAACAGTGGTGAAATACTGATATTGAAGTAATAAAAGGTATTGATCTATAGATGATAAATAATCTATAGATGATATATGATCCGTAGATAATTGATATGCCCATTTGTCCCTATTTGTATTGAAGGATGGGATATCAATTATTATTTTATAAAACTTTATTTTTGTTTTAGATGATGAAAATTCAATACCTATCCGATCTACATTTAGAGTTTGCCCATAACTTCTCTTTTATCGAACACAATCAGCTTTCAGTCACAGGGGACATCTTAATTATGGCAGGTGATATTGTTACATTTGGATATTTTGAAAGGTTATTTACTCCTTACAAATCCTTTTTCGATTTTATTTCTACCCACTACAAAGCTGTTTATTGGCTGGCGGGTAATCATGAATATTATCACGGGGATATAGCCAAAAGAAGCGGTGCATTCAAAGAGGAAGTTTATCCTAATATTTTTCTTGTCAACAATGTCATAGAGCAGTTTGATGGTTGCAGAATTTTATTTTCCACCCTTTGGTCAAAGATTGAACCTGCTAACGAAGAAGTCGTTCGTAAAAGTATGAGTGATTTTTCTGTCATTAGTTATGCAGGCAAAGACTTTACACCAGATTTATACAACCACCTATTTGATGCAGATATTCACTTTTTACAACAGTCGGTACAAACTGCTTATGAAGGTTCCACCATTATTGTAACACATCATGTACCTACTTTGCTGTATTATCCGGTAGAGTATGTGGGCAGTCCTATTAACAACGGCTTTGTAACGGAGTTAAAAGACTTTATTGAACAAAGCTGTATTGATTATTGGATATATGGCCATCATCATAGAAATACACCTACATTTAAGATTGGGAAAGCCCAACTTTTAACCAATCAATTAGGCTATGTAGCTCGAAATGAATGTCCAGAATTTGATGCAGGCGCTTATATTGAGGTGTAAATATGCATGGATTGTCTTTGCAATAGATCACTTGACTGTATTAGATGTGTAAGCTGTATTATCCAAAACTTAAGCATCTAACTTTTGTTCATCTACGAGTGTTTGCAATTTTTGTAGCAGGGAGTCTGTAATGTACGCTGTAGCAGTGCCTGTGGTATTTAATTTTTCTTGTAGTTTTTTTGGATCTGGTTCTAATTCTAATTCTTGTTTTTGCTGCAAAGAGGTTATGTAAGTTTCTATTAAAATGGGTAGCCAACTATTTCTATCTAGTTGATTAACACGTAGAAGTAGGGCTTCATTTTGTATCATCCATCTGGTCGTGATATGCAAGGCGTTTTGTAATATTTTTGATAACCTGGTATCTGCAAAGAAGAAAGGATTGTTTTTTTCTATTTCGTTTCTGTTCGCATTGTAATGGGTTAAGATATCGTTATTTAAATCCGGTGTATTATCCGCATCGATTCTTTTCATTTGGTGCAGATAGGGGAGGAGGAGGATATGGGTTATCTTTTTGTTGTTCTGTGTTTTTAGATAGTAAATATTTAATCCCAATGGAGCATGCTTATTTATTTGCTCTTGCGCTTTATCCAAGATATGGCGTTTAATATCGGCCATTAGGCTATAGCTTTCCATTATGCCCATTTGCTGCTTTAAATCACTTACCGTGTATATTCTAGCTGAAACGTCCGTAATGAGGCTCTTATAGAGTATTTGAGCATATTTAGAGTTAAAGTGCAAATGTGGTTCTAACAATAAGCGATTATTTGCATAGTGATGCATTTGCATCTCCATAGCGAGTATCATTTCTGAAGGTAGGGTGAAACCTATTTGTAGATCTTCTAATTGATAAATATCTTCTAGTAAATGCAATTGTTTGATTTTTCTTGGACTTTGGTATAAGGTGGTTATTTGTTCCAACTCGATGATTTGTTCTAAGGGATAGAAGTCGTTATCGTCTTCTACTATATATT
Protein-coding sequences here:
- a CDS encoding replication initiation protein, which encodes MRQKTLPIMTSIDQLAALIFDQKTASYSPFQRQLILELTDLISTQNGKNEPISKDIFLPKMQSAEVNKTQKNKETDKNNSRKNGEQNRPENNIKQEPSTTEVYPLIREKTTLQMQQGPTKEDPRFPENPNFTLEMTPLPDGAYQCILRVIPNNTSEIENKISSEDSTADVQNDQAEKKYIVEDDNDFYPLEQIIELEQITTLYQSPRKIKQLHLLEDIYQLEDLQIGFTLPSEMILAMEMQMHHYANNRLLLEPHLHFNSKYAQILYKSLITDVSARIYTVSDLKQQMGIMESYSLMADIKRHILDKAQEQINKHAPLGLNIYYLKTQNNKKITHILLLPYLHQMKRIDADNTPDLNNDILTHYNANRNEIEKNNPFFFADTRLSKILQNALHITTRWMIQNEALLLRVNQLDRNSWLPILIETYITSLQQKQELELEPDPKKLQEKLNTTGTATAYITDSLLQKLQTLVDEQKLDA
- a CDS encoding metallophosphoesterase, coding for MKIQYLSDLHLEFAHNFSFIEHNQLSVTGDILIMAGDIVTFGYFERLFTPYKSFFDFISTHYKAVYWLAGNHEYYHGDIAKRSGAFKEEVYPNIFLVNNVIEQFDGCRILFSTLWSKIEPANEEVVRKSMSDFSVISYAGKDFTPDLYNHLFDADIHFLQQSVQTAYEGSTIIVTHHVPTLLYYPVEYVGSPINNGFVTELKDFIEQSCIDYWIYGHHHRNTPTFKIGKAQLLTNQLGYVARNECPEFDAGAYIEV